A single Methanocaldococcus bathoardescens DNA region contains:
- a CDS encoding permease, with product MINISDIYLSLERSLNFFLKAFPYLMFGFILSTYLKIKLKGDLRKKFVHLLDNSKKSIILASIIGAFLPLCSASSIPIANALNSRGVNLGISFAFVVSASAINPIGILLSLSLLGYKIAVIQILASLILSIFVGFVFYNKRAIFFAFENKKSNDNFFDVFIEQFKKLFPSIFLGFLISGFVMTYVPKETILLILSNNIITYFYVSIIRIFIFLCPHAMIPLIKVVAIEGIPKGLIISFLISSQSIGLPLLLGMKRIYGIKLTLRYLFSVIVGSGIIGIVIDKIGI from the coding sequence ATGATTAATATATCTGATATTTATCTTTCATTGGAACGCTCTCTAAACTTCTTTTTAAAAGCGTTTCCATACCTTATGTTTGGATTTATTTTATCTACTTATTTAAAAATAAAGTTAAAAGGGGATTTAAGAAAAAAGTTTGTTCATTTATTGGATAATTCAAAAAAATCCATAATTTTAGCATCAATTATTGGGGCTTTCTTACCTTTATGTTCTGCAAGTAGCATTCCAATAGCAAATGCGTTGAATTCAAGAGGGGTTAATTTAGGGATTAGCTTTGCGTTTGTTGTATCCGCATCAGCAATAAATCCAATTGGAATTTTGTTATCTCTCTCATTGTTAGGTTATAAAATAGCAGTTATACAAATTTTAGCATCTTTAATTTTGTCCATATTTGTGGGATTTGTTTTTTATAATAAAAGGGCGATATTTTTCGCATTCGAGAATAAAAAATCTAATGACAATTTTTTTGATGTATTTATTGAGCAATTTAAAAAACTGTTTCCTTCAATATTTTTAGGATTTTTGATTTCTGGATTTGTAATGACTTATGTTCCAAAGGAGACAATTTTATTAATCCTTTCTAACAATATAATCACATATTTTTATGTTTCAATAATAAGAATATTTATCTTTCTCTGCCCACATGCGATGATTCCGTTAATAAAAGTGGTTGCAATAGAAGGGATTCCAAAAGGGTTAATTATTTCATTTTTAATTTCTTCACAATCTATTGGATTGCCTTTATTGTTGGGGATGAAAAGAATATATGGAATAAAATTAACGCTAAGGTATTTATTTAGTGTTATTGTTGGAAGTGGAATAATTGGAATTGTCATAGATAAAATTGGGATATAA
- a CDS encoding 30S ribosomal protein S24e yields MEIKILSERYNPLLKRKEYRFIVDHDGATPTFKDVKLKLAAMLNANKDLLIVEKIVEEAGMQRARGYAKLYDNEEMMKLIEREHILRKNKIEEETAAEEGE; encoded by the coding sequence ATGGAAATAAAAATATTATCAGAAAGATACAACCCATTATTGAAGAGAAAAGAATACAGATTCATTGTAGACCACGATGGAGCAACACCAACCTTTAAAGATGTTAAGTTAAAGCTTGCAGCAATGTTAAATGCAAACAAGGATTTATTAATAGTTGAAAAAATCGTTGAAGAAGCTGGAATGCAGAGAGCAAGAGGTTATGCTAAATTATATGACAACGAAGAAATGATGAAATTAATTGAAAGAGAACACATCTTAAGAAAAAATAAAATAGAAGAAGAAACAGCTGCTGAGGAGGGAGAATAA
- the spt4 gene encoding transcription elongation factor subunit Spt4, which yields MRACLKCKYLTDDETCPICQSPTSENWIGLLIVINPEKSEIAKKAGIDIKGKYALSVKE from the coding sequence ATGAGGGCTTGTTTAAAATGCAAATATCTAACAGATGATGAAACATGTCCAATATGTCAATCCCCAACCAGTGAAAATTGGATTGGGCTTTTAATAGTTATAAATCCAGAAAAATCAGAGATAGCCAAAAAGGCAGGGATTGATATTAAAGGGAAGTATGCACTAAGTGTAAAGGAGTAG
- the rpoE gene encoding DNA-directed RNA polymerase: MYKILEIADVVRVPPEEFGKDLKETVKKILMEKYEGRLDKDVGFILSIVDVKEVGEGKVVHGDGSAYHPVVFETLVYIPEMYELIEGEVVDVVEFGSFVRLGPLDGLIHVSQIMDDYVSYDPKREAIIGKETGKVLEIGDYVRARIVAISLKAERKRGSKIALTMRQPYLGKLEWIEEEKAKKEQQD; encoded by the coding sequence ATGTATAAAATTTTAGAGATTGCTGATGTTGTTAGAGTTCCGCCAGAAGAATTTGGAAAAGATTTGAAAGAAACTGTAAAAAAAATTCTCATGGAAAAATATGAAGGAAGATTAGATAAAGACGTTGGATTTATTTTATCCATCGTAGATGTAAAAGAAGTTGGAGAAGGTAAGGTAGTGCATGGTGATGGCTCTGCCTATCATCCAGTTGTATTTGAAACCCTCGTCTATATCCCAGAGATGTATGAACTTATTGAGGGAGAGGTTGTTGATGTCGTTGAATTTGGAAGCTTCGTAAGATTAGGACCTTTAGATGGATTAATCCACGTTTCACAAATTATGGATGACTATGTATCTTACGACCCTAAGAGGGAAGCAATTATTGGAAAAGAAACTGGAAAGGTTTTGGAAATTGGAGATTATGTTAGGGCAAGGATTGTTGCTATTAGTTTAAAAGCAGAGAGAAAGAGAGGTAGTAAGATAGCGTTAACCATGAGACAGCCATATTTAGGGAAATTAGAGTGGATTGAAGAAGAAAAAGCTAAAAAAGAACAGCAAGATTAA
- a CDS encoding 30S ribosomal protein S27ae translates to MTKGKKTAKYKYYKIEGDKVVRLKKVCPRCGPGVFMAEHLNRYACGRCGYMEWKQPQKNE, encoded by the coding sequence ATGACAAAAGGTAAAAAAACAGCAAAATACAAATACTACAAAATTGAAGGAGATAAAGTTGTTAGATTGAAGAAGGTTTGCCCAAGATGTGGGCCTGGAGTTTTCATGGCTGAGCACTTAAACAGGTATGCATGTGGAAGATGCGGTTATATGGAATGGAAACAACCACAAAAGAATGAATAA
- a CDS encoding 4Fe-4S binding protein has protein sequence MNFEKFKRILSLIVKYGVFIVAIPTLIIVILRCPYVIPFLACDMCPVVDCPSKYYRREFVIFALGYIALFRKDFCAWVCPYGTLNDIIYKIRRKFSKNTLKIPLELKLTFNFLKYVVFVFAIIALLNGNPRYYIPIHTSSLIASIKLAFLTAENAYYARLALIIIGLILGIAIPRFWCRFLCPYGTTFQLIKKAFRKIKNTYKNEHKCEKCSKCGSYD, from the coding sequence ATGAATTTTGAGAAATTTAAAAGAATTTTATCATTAATTGTTAAATATGGTGTTTTTATCGTTGCTATTCCAACATTGATTATTGTTATTTTAAGATGCCCCTATGTTATTCCATTTTTAGCATGTGATATGTGTCCTGTTGTTGATTGTCCTTCCAAGTATTATAGAAGAGAGTTTGTTATATTTGCCCTTGGGTATATTGCTTTGTTTAGGAAAGATTTTTGTGCCTGGGTTTGTCCTTATGGAACTTTAAACGACATTATTTACAAAATAAGAAGAAAATTTTCAAAGAATACATTAAAAATTCCATTAGAACTAAAATTGACTTTTAATTTTTTAAAGTATGTTGTGTTTGTTTTTGCCATAATCGCACTACTGAATGGAAACCCAAGATATTACATCCCAATCCACACAAGTAGTTTAATAGCATCAATAAAATTGGCTTTTTTAACTGCTGAAAACGCATATTATGCAAGATTGGCATTAATCATAATTGGATTGATTTTAGGTATTGCTATACCAAGGTTTTGGTGTAGGTTTTTGTGTCCTTATGGGACAACATTCCAATTAATAAAAAAAGCTTTCAGAAAAATAAAAAACACTTACAAAAATGAACATAAATGTGAAAAATGTTCAAAGTGTGGAAGTTATGATTAA
- a CDS encoding GTP-dependent dephospho-CoA kinase family protein, which translates to MLKLTEKLREKLKKPFGKVYKTLPDIDGDIVTVGDIVTKTVIENNIIPKLSIFDLKTQRDIPVEINHTFKKIIKVKNPPGCISDEAIESIKYLSTINDKDIALLVDGEEDLLTLIVIKYFPIGTYVLYGQPNEGIVVLKIDEKLKQEIEEILKQFKKIE; encoded by the coding sequence ATGTTAAAGCTTACAGAAAAGTTGAGGGAAAAATTAAAAAAGCCCTTTGGAAAAGTATATAAAACACTACCAGATATAGATGGAGATATCGTAACTGTTGGAGATATTGTAACAAAAACTGTCATAGAAAATAATATAATTCCAAAACTTTCCATTTTTGATTTAAAAACTCAAAGAGATATTCCCGTTGAAATAAACCATACATTCAAAAAAATTATTAAGGTAAAAAATCCTCCTGGATGCATATCTGATGAAGCAATAGAAAGTATTAAATATCTATCTACAATAAATGATAAAGACATTGCTCTACTGGTTGATGGTGAGGAAGACCTCCTTACTTTAATTGTTATCAAATACTTTCCCATTGGAACTTACGTTCTATACGGTCAGCCAAATGAAGGAATCGTTGTACTAAAAATAGATGAAAAACTAAAACAAGAAATTGAAGAAATTCTAAAACAATTCAAAAAAATAGAATAA
- the modA gene encoding molybdate ABC transporter substrate-binding protein: MRKFFALVVGIVVSTLLLSGCTSNQATEAQKEIPTLVVYSCGGPTEALQELNAVFEKKYNCKVEFTGASSGTLRKAIENGAYCDVYMPRGVKHAEKLLNEGLIEPDFKIYQFTEWVIITPKGNPKNITKLEDLLRDDVVVYTNSKASIPESRALKPKKDIIEKIYEKSAKDFDCYRKMLKAVVDGECDAALVERRCAYLDGVKGNVEIIEIPREYLNKADGLFTIGVLKNSKNKDLAYKYMEFVLSDEGQSILAKHGFIPVKSEKGQEILHKYYPEYIDLAPK; the protein is encoded by the coding sequence ATGAGGAAGTTTTTTGCCTTAGTTGTGGGGATTGTTGTATCAACTTTACTTCTCAGTGGATGCACTTCTAACCAAGCAACTGAAGCTCAGAAAGAGATTCCAACTTTAGTAGTTTATAGCTGTGGAGGGCCAACTGAAGCTCTTCAAGAATTAAATGCTGTTTTTGAGAAAAAATACAACTGTAAAGTAGAATTTACAGGTGCAAGTTCAGGAACATTAAGAAAGGCAATAGAAAATGGTGCATACTGTGATGTATATATGCCAAGGGGGGTTAAACATGCAGAGAAATTATTAAATGAAGGTTTAATTGAGCCAGATTTCAAAATTTACCAATTTACTGAGTGGGTAATAATAACTCCAAAAGGTAATCCAAAGAACATTACCAAATTGGAAGATTTATTAAGGGATGATGTTGTTGTATATACAAACTCAAAAGCATCAATTCCAGAAAGTAGAGCATTAAAACCAAAAAAGGATATAATTGAGAAGATTTATGAGAAAAGTGCAAAGGATTTTGATTGCTACAGAAAGATGTTAAAAGCAGTAGTTGATGGAGAATGTGATGCTGCACTTGTTGAGAGAAGATGTGCATATTTAGATGGTGTAAAAGGAAATGTTGAAATTATTGAGATTCCAAGAGAATATTTAAACAAAGCAGATGGCTTATTCACAATTGGTGTTTTGAAAAACTCAAAGAACAAAGATTTAGCATACAAATACATGGAATTTGTCTTATCAGATGAAGGACAGAGCATTTTAGCAAAACATGGATTTATTCCAGTAAAATCTGAAAAAGGTCAAGAAATATTACATAAATATTACCCAGAATATATAGACCTTGCCCCTAAATAA
- a CDS encoding site-2 protease family protein, which translates to MNYSIRLFKIMGIPIELHITFILFLVVIIGLSIINNSIFWAVLFILLFVSVVLHELGHSYVAKKYGVKIEKILLLPIGGVAMMDKIPKEGELKIGIAGPLVSFIIGITLLVTSQFFDIDINGYPLLYTLSLLNLMLGSFNLIPAFPMDGGRILRAVLSKKYGYLKSTKIAANIGKSLALIMLIFGLLSMNIILILVSLFVYFGAEQESKIVEIETIFKNIKAKDIMTLNPVYVTPDMSVEEFLDFMLKHKYFGYPVVENGKLIGCIGINNIHKKEGTVRDYMQKPVVVDEDTDINDILRKMAYTDRVFVVKDGKLKGIISKTDILRAMSILELKEELER; encoded by the coding sequence ATGAATTACTCAATAAGATTATTCAAAATTATGGGAATTCCAATAGAGTTGCATATAACTTTTATTTTATTTTTAGTGGTTATAATTGGGCTGTCTATTATTAATAACAGCATATTTTGGGCAGTTCTCTTTATTTTATTATTTGTATCTGTTGTTTTACATGAGCTTGGGCATAGTTACGTTGCTAAGAAATATGGAGTAAAGATAGAGAAAATTTTGCTATTGCCAATTGGTGGAGTAGCAATGATGGACAAAATTCCAAAAGAGGGAGAGTTAAAGATAGGTATAGCTGGACCTTTAGTTAGCTTTATAATTGGGATAACTTTATTGGTTACATCTCAATTTTTTGATATAGATATAAATGGATATCCTTTACTATACACTTTAAGCTTACTAAACTTAATGCTTGGGAGCTTTAACTTAATTCCTGCCTTTCCTATGGATGGAGGAAGGATATTAAGAGCTGTTTTATCAAAAAAGTATGGCTATTTAAAATCAACGAAGATAGCGGCAAATATTGGGAAGAGCTTAGCTTTAATCATGCTAATATTTGGTCTCTTATCAATGAATATTATATTAATTTTAGTGAGTTTATTCGTCTACTTTGGGGCTGAACAAGAAAGTAAAATAGTAGAAATTGAAACAATATTTAAGAATATTAAGGCAAAGGACATTATGACATTAAATCCCGTATATGTAACTCCAGATATGAGTGTTGAGGAGTTTTTAGACTTCATGCTTAAACATAAATATTTCGGTTATCCAGTAGTTGAAAATGGAAAGTTGATTGGATGTATTGGAATAAATAACATACACAAAAAAGAAGGGACTGTTAGGGATTACATGCAAAAACCTGTTGTAGTTGATGAAGATACTGACATAAATGATATTCTAAGAAAAATGGCTTATACTGATAGAGTGTTTGTTGTAAAGGATGGAAAGTTAAAGGGAATAATATCAAAAACAGATATATTGAGGGCTATGAGTATATTGGAATTAAAAGAGGAATTAGAACGTTAA